A region of Sulfurovum sp. DNA encodes the following proteins:
- a CDS encoding A/G-specific adenine glycosylase: MKQLHLKIREWYAQYGRHNLPWRTTNDPYHIYVSEIMLQQTQVKTVLERFYFPFLKKFPTLKILAKTPLDEILKVWEGLGYYNRAKNLHKTAQILLEKEGSRGTAPVLPSNINTLMKLPGIGKNTAHAIAAFAFGQPVPIMEANVRRILCRLYRIKVPNDKKIWDLAYNLVDTEHPFDYNQAMMDIGATLCLPKVPKCDQCPLISICQGKNSPEYYPIKVHKKIPNKEEHILLYRYNNTLSLTQRSGKFLHGLWGFGSIDSLPCNTKYLGDITHTYTHFKLTCHVYLYNEITPSRKHYFMLDEIKQLAISKVDEKIITLYKNSLSST; encoded by the coding sequence ATGAAACAACTTCATTTAAAAATCAGAGAGTGGTATGCCCAATATGGACGACACAACCTACCATGGCGTACCACAAATGACCCATACCATATTTATGTCAGTGAAATAATGCTACAGCAAACGCAAGTCAAGACAGTTCTAGAGCGTTTCTATTTTCCTTTTTTAAAAAAATTTCCTACCCTCAAGATACTTGCTAAAACACCACTTGATGAGATACTCAAGGTGTGGGAGGGGCTAGGATACTACAATCGTGCAAAAAACCTACACAAAACTGCACAAATCCTATTAGAAAAAGAGGGGTCACGAGGTACTGCCCCTGTACTTCCTTCCAATATTAACACACTCATGAAATTACCAGGTATTGGGAAAAATACTGCCCATGCCATTGCCGCATTTGCATTTGGTCAACCCGTACCAATCATGGAAGCAAATGTGCGTCGCATTTTATGCCGTTTGTATCGTATTAAAGTTCCTAATGATAAAAAAATATGGGATCTTGCTTATAATCTGGTTGACACAGAACACCCTTTTGATTACAATCAAGCAATGATGGATATTGGTGCAACCCTCTGCCTGCCCAAAGTACCCAAATGCGATCAATGTCCTCTTATCTCTATTTGCCAAGGCAAAAATAGTCCCGAATATTACCCAATTAAAGTACATAAAAAAATACCAAACAAAGAAGAGCACATTCTCCTTTACCGCTACAATAATACACTCTCACTTACCCAACGTAGTGGAAAATTCTTACACGGACTTTGGGGCTTTGGAAGTATTGATTCTTTGCCATGTAACACAAAATATCTTGGTGATATTACTCACACCTACACACATTTCAAGCTCACTTGTCATGTGTATCTATACAATGAAATAACACCCTCACGGAAGCATTACTTTATGCTTGATGAGATTAAACAACTTGCCATTTCAAAGGTAGATGAGAAAATCATTACACTTTATAAAAACTCATTGTCTAGTACCTAG
- a CDS encoding ricin-type beta-trefoil lectin domain protein encodes MKQRLISIILQAVVLFLLGSQSALAVLPLPEGFKKVLTEQDLGEVVGRGAFKTVRRVKGFDDYVVTYFTDPAEPRQRKLLKEEVDFLDNVRTRGIRTVEIYGMVTVKGKPGYVMQYVPDAKLIRFEPDRSYVVGDEITLNRLNQNTLDDINLLYNALNQDQVFSVGDLQFLLAKDGHLYLNDPEHWSGVRSENFQTIAHITSLIFKKLYNKDLPFPTAKNRFLKMDEYETYAIGAGNEKSIHEIKSNNDYVVAIPHILGLGKDRLARFQEILDLLDEIKSYGIDTVQHYGLVGVETPEGIKVGTIMENIRDGIVVFDNYSIREDNQALVRLNENTLRDLQKVEQVMNSNPNFVIDDQQFLLKRDGHLVVIDPEVLDREELQSMPELLKSLRDSAQKNIDSIKKITQEQMTLRDTAGIPEGDAIEIPKKVIFTWIGGKPKTYKGDRITPAIWADLDADIPVELYYDPENMYVGLLKRMIQKVALENVAPDTAAKIEVNDILSQETKLEMQFADYVKEHGLTDEVRLQFMKKVLGIHPSKVSKETEAIRRYWEQDFVQENPKVTLRNIQDLFASQDTRVQQLKGVYEKALTYKGGDLASASDVAKILVLKKEGGLFVDHDIFPKKGKTLQSLFAFMNTNPGSVYLSEPKRFSFEDNHVVSTLKNSDFTNSMMDIMIQGHIQLSGDSFAMLAYERGIFSQHTSLASTGPLLLENKRYLDQFLEEIPHERREDFSPYEYYGESKQQVVVVKSDLSRDIKQTIVDSIRSTIENAGLDGLGFLKIFTLNPDGRLQCVFRNEPENFGLNKRNIDMYIFGDRPFINKASRALAGKIMSLKNKLNWHTHPEADLENKFQEILSLSDAQGAQGGEPAAIPKGGLFGKHREEYVKEIEKGLLSGDLTYESLSTYQRLLADRYITGLPTSTNNVFEDTKNFNVFELEKNMKKQLKANEALIALVKEWKEKSVVFLESQGLDPKQWIPLTKETVKLENGNYQIKYLKKASNSSIEEKIETFEVSDDIHLRLKMQIEEMATLDISLKGLGEGATSRGIGQAGMGLAMGIQALVHSTSEHWWGNKELKGIYFNALRAQLVVNLTQAVLSVPMTVLEIVGIYRELIGSVIPRTFSSIFDIEGAINIGFSIANLVLDSIQFSSATTPQQKVYSGVMVGFDTAALGLGLVAIGLGVAGISTASAVAGEFIGPIIATGFGVAILAQGYQARLDEAEAIATFFTDRRDEYFATNIVDLNDSNRSQTYQYTGISVPIKSIDFKSGMIYLEPFYVYDSKYYNQGPHGVHKCAYYNRYDAAHRTPQQKQDDAINAIDVWRKYSQGMETKYSSQTPVNIARLTTKLFDPSLSHIFVLPSIAPYYVAYRYKLVSFSSTDHALKYVRPFNEFGADYNPGDSVDQAWSKLEIVKSLKSHDMYIMLDDANRTLVQPKADHLSQGVLNYRIFGPSSKFNHKRRIDIVSNASKGGKNNHFFIYRGRNQDFVISGLKGLPEYKGVEHFDINLDIGTPYEGTIPNVGHMHFKVGDDHIYISTIPQTSNGVNVNIYFVSDGSTYKVVGDSYENIGSEFNITSFHGDIIQKKQFLEQHTLPNSIVHVGNLMKLKEADNVYGVPTWFAHNSNMLIYPQLSRSNKDHDIELLKLTQDKNETRAYFMDHSSKKVFSNLVDQNITHSIVYSEVTKRLYFDSKHSGDIVDAFVSYANILMAYTQNGYLYSLIKDKNDTQVYSIIGLNYDTYTNSGKIFLDLNSSLDAMVKSFKDNNITLLKQNFIEITRAFNKDDTSRSYWYDLRKNQFTYKNGSYKQHENNNILVDIFDHYGLIYNGESKRLYMTPIVSYDDVISQNTQTFTEKEILTNIKNCLDHFRYEGNGIFYGSTCSHQKVFRAENGLGQYRRYQIAMNGSFNDTFLVTSKTIALYPQFMIPNGQNTLEYLRGLIYDTQITLDASTEYLPWFKDKDHFKFYVIPDQNGSFKYGAQFYVGTDDNGLGKYADRNYTYVGYDKSEWRGYVFKKDTKELIEIHHLNDITSIQPLQSIQAYRTSILLELIDKNSTQESELVVPYIDNRKLLSIVAKDKSKIIFKDGLKDYSLSTDINIDLSEINSTIASSLEINAAFGDNVEIRDSYFGKVLTIKEGNTSKGSIFLSGFRPSSEVNGSDTKSSAIHIALKLKSGITKTIKGYIRPDKDIVSTKYHQLYEDSLRVKLKEQMGHIIVSNKMQLATNDRLNSLQLVDDNNTIYYISNKIKTIGKDYLIALKPTDSNKSNVYVYLQYHIQTGYDINILGNDDRIVGHLAKLQYNTDTEKRYRTIDLTLQGTPNKNYPVCFYTDANYLGNKHCIKYNTYASYLFIPFDNNISSIQFSQEMRNLYVRVYTGEGFMTHTTRYSTSHPVLHFPFDNNISSFVVSNDNITKLPFGTKILDEPNANYPVCLYDDSNTTRVCYTQGSHLVENNNATLHRISVYGDWQIRLYGNKNPFIFNTSKNLTSGVNYGVIRNAPIQYITVKRPDPLVLLNRYFMDTSLRYTSFQDAPFNKIDTGIYLPQGINKIKLTYNHHAIEVTPVVLGDDYLVKIANFNSSNKILELYFKKTLLGYTLYFYGSQDILNTISTLKIEYIKNNIHYYIGSVVAKNTIRNNPYANTLQIFTSAFGSGCIANVQGYAQRQSCNPLNTNQFLTYTENHTLRNPSTNKCLTVLSDSSGSKIVYAQCHDHNQTQTFLYNSTTKQFLHAASRQCLDIDGDNKKDIILYGCHGSASQQFDMHEISQKIDEYNMTNEVPLVSIDYATQANRGTVYFIVPEQSKARGPTHKVWYQNGVSEIDILVLDNNRTYHTAKLFAQRSTRDCGTCRMNSAASCQTGNFSYLKVRFDRLANAHLPSGIYEGSFYILAKGWHDTSYTQTIQVSIELNLTNIAFNKPTQQSSTHHHDFHPSSMKAVDGNIDGNFNAKSTTHTNRDNHAWWQVDLQRHYTIDKIKIYNRTDCCSDRLNNAKVFISDIPFGNDSLQGAQDKAKWSGSITQAQSINTLDVNNTEGRYVRVQLEGRNYLSLAEVQVFGKKAANILHSVGMPKEYRIITVTKTNPDQTMNNLKTISALWASEVRITSANLTKIEAPRGFSSGDNIWFNFYEDNNRPMFPYKAIRGVRIRITEDQNTFKFQQTSAAYKVLETQEEYSSLLERSGGKTINPYLVNLETNRTGLIMMEETIGNVVKDISLEFR; translated from the coding sequence ATGAAACAAAGATTGATTTCTATCATACTTCAGGCAGTAGTATTGTTTTTGCTAGGTAGTCAATCAGCTTTGGCTGTACTGCCTTTGCCAGAGGGTTTTAAGAAAGTATTGACAGAACAAGACTTAGGCGAAGTTGTAGGAAGGGGTGCATTTAAAACAGTTCGTAGAGTGAAAGGATTTGATGATTATGTTGTTACCTATTTTACGGATCCAGCAGAACCCCGGCAACGGAAATTACTCAAAGAAGAAGTTGACTTTTTAGATAACGTACGTACCAGAGGTATACGAACGGTAGAGATTTATGGCATGGTTACAGTAAAAGGTAAACCTGGTTATGTGATGCAATATGTTCCTGATGCCAAACTTATAAGATTTGAACCTGATCGGTCATATGTAGTTGGAGACGAAATAACCCTCAACCGTTTGAATCAAAATACCTTAGATGATATAAATTTACTTTATAATGCTCTTAATCAAGATCAAGTATTTTCGGTAGGAGACTTGCAGTTTCTATTGGCTAAGGATGGTCACCTGTATTTAAATGATCCCGAACATTGGAGTGGTGTCAGGTCGGAGAATTTTCAAACAATAGCACATATAACTTCTCTTATTTTTAAGAAATTATATAACAAAGATTTACCATTTCCTACAGCTAAAAATCGATTTTTAAAAATGGATGAGTATGAAACTTATGCCATAGGAGCTGGAAATGAAAAAAGTATTCATGAAATTAAAAGTAATAACGATTATGTTGTAGCAATTCCACATATTTTAGGTTTAGGGAAAGATAGGCTTGCCCGTTTTCAGGAAATTTTAGACTTATTAGATGAAATTAAAAGTTATGGTATCGATACGGTACAGCATTATGGATTAGTGGGTGTCGAAACTCCAGAAGGGATAAAAGTTGGAACTATCATGGAGAACATTAGGGATGGTATCGTAGTCTTTGATAATTATTCTATTAGAGAGGATAATCAAGCACTTGTAAGATTAAATGAAAATACTTTACGTGATCTGCAAAAAGTTGAACAAGTAATGAATAGTAATCCAAATTTTGTTATTGATGATCAACAATTTTTGTTAAAAAGAGATGGTCATTTGGTTGTGATTGATCCAGAGGTTTTGGATCGAGAAGAACTTCAGTCAATGCCAGAACTACTTAAGAGCCTTAGGGACTCGGCACAAAAAAATATTGATAGTATAAAAAAAATTACCCAAGAACAAATGACACTTAGGGATACCGCAGGAATACCTGAAGGTGACGCTATTGAAATACCTAAAAAAGTAATATTCACATGGATTGGTGGTAAACCTAAAACCTATAAAGGAGATAGAATTACCCCAGCAATATGGGCAGATTTAGATGCAGATATTCCTGTTGAACTCTATTATGATCCGGAGAATATGTATGTTGGGCTGCTTAAAAGAATGATTCAAAAGGTAGCTTTAGAGAATGTTGCTCCTGACACTGCAGCAAAGATTGAAGTGAATGATATATTATCGCAAGAGACTAAGCTTGAAATGCAATTTGCAGATTATGTAAAAGAACATGGCTTAACAGATGAAGTGAGGCTTCAATTTATGAAAAAAGTTTTAGGTATTCATCCTAGTAAAGTAAGCAAAGAGACTGAAGCAATTAGAAGATATTGGGAACAAGATTTTGTACAAGAGAACCCAAAGGTCACACTACGCAATATTCAAGATTTATTTGCATCACAAGATACACGAGTGCAACAACTCAAGGGTGTCTACGAAAAAGCACTTACATACAAGGGGGGAGATTTAGCATCAGCTTCTGATGTGGCGAAAATATTGGTACTCAAAAAAGAGGGTGGATTATTTGTCGATCATGATATATTTCCTAAAAAAGGGAAAACACTACAAAGTCTATTTGCTTTCATGAATACCAATCCTGGTAGTGTTTACTTATCTGAACCAAAGAGATTTAGCTTTGAAGATAATCATGTAGTAAGTACGTTAAAAAATAGTGATTTTACAAATAGTATGATGGATATAATGATTCAAGGGCATATTCAACTATCTGGTGACTCTTTTGCTATGCTTGCATATGAGAGAGGAATATTTTCTCAGCATACCTCATTGGCTTCAACTGGTCCACTTCTGTTGGAAAATAAAAGATATCTAGACCAATTTCTAGAAGAGATTCCACATGAGCGCAGAGAAGATTTTTCTCCATATGAATATTATGGGGAATCTAAACAGCAAGTAGTTGTTGTTAAAAGTGACTTAAGCAGAGATATCAAACAAACGATAGTAGACTCCATCAGATCTACTATAGAGAACGCAGGACTTGATGGGTTGGGCTTTTTAAAAATATTTACATTGAATCCTGATGGCAGGCTGCAGTGTGTCTTCAGAAATGAGCCAGAGAATTTTGGACTTAATAAAAGAAATATAGATATGTATATATTTGGAGATCGACCTTTTATTAACAAGGCATCACGAGCCCTAGCAGGTAAAATAATGTCATTAAAAAATAAACTAAATTGGCACACACATCCTGAAGCAGACCTTGAAAATAAATTCCAAGAAATACTCTCTCTTTCTGATGCACAAGGGGCTCAAGGTGGAGAGCCTGCTGCCATACCCAAGGGTGGCTTATTTGGAAAACATAGAGAGGAGTATGTTAAAGAGATAGAGAAGGGTTTGTTGTCAGGAGATTTAACTTATGAGTCATTAAGTACATACCAAAGACTTCTTGCTGATAGATACATAACAGGACTACCCACAAGTACAAACAATGTATTTGAAGATACTAAGAACTTTAATGTATTTGAGCTAGAAAAGAATATGAAAAAACAGCTTAAAGCCAATGAAGCATTGATAGCACTTGTAAAAGAGTGGAAAGAAAAATCTGTAGTATTTCTAGAATCTCAAGGCTTAGACCCTAAACAGTGGATACCTCTAACAAAAGAGACAGTTAAGTTGGAAAATGGCAACTATCAAATCAAATATCTCAAAAAAGCATCAAACAGTAGCATAGAAGAGAAGATAGAGACATTTGAAGTTAGTGATGATATACATTTAAGACTAAAAATGCAAATAGAGGAGATGGCAACACTGGATATCTCCTTAAAGGGCTTAGGAGAAGGGGCTACCTCTAGAGGCATAGGACAAGCTGGCATGGGATTGGCCATGGGAATTCAAGCCTTAGTACACAGCACTAGTGAACACTGGTGGGGAAATAAAGAGCTTAAGGGGATCTATTTTAACGCACTTAGAGCACAATTGGTTGTAAATTTAACCCAAGCAGTCTTGTCGGTTCCTATGACAGTCTTAGAGATTGTAGGCATATATAGAGAGCTCATAGGAAGTGTAATACCAAGAACATTTAGTAGCATATTTGATATTGAAGGTGCTATTAATATAGGTTTTTCGATAGCAAATTTAGTCCTAGATTCCATACAGTTTAGCAGTGCTACAACACCACAACAAAAGGTATATTCTGGCGTTATGGTAGGCTTTGATACTGCAGCATTAGGACTAGGATTAGTAGCAATTGGGCTAGGCGTAGCAGGTATCTCAACAGCATCTGCGGTAGCGGGAGAGTTTATAGGTCCTATTATAGCTACTGGTTTTGGTGTAGCAATATTGGCACAAGGTTACCAAGCTAGGCTAGATGAAGCTGAAGCGATAGCCACTTTTTTTACAGACAGAAGAGATGAGTATTTTGCAACAAATATTGTAGATCTCAATGATAGTAATCGCTCCCAAACCTATCAATATACAGGCATTTCTGTGCCCATAAAAAGTATTGATTTCAAGTCAGGCATGATTTACCTAGAGCCATTTTATGTCTATGATTCTAAATATTATAATCAAGGACCTCATGGTGTGCATAAATGTGCATATTATAACCGTTATGATGCTGCCCACAGAACACCACAACAAAAACAAGATGATGCTATTAATGCTATAGATGTATGGAGGAAGTATTCGCAAGGAATGGAGACAAAATATAGTAGTCAAACACCAGTTAATATTGCACGGTTAACTACAAAACTATTTGACCCTAGTCTTAGTCATATTTTTGTGTTGCCATCTATCGCACCTTATTATGTTGCCTATAGATATAAACTAGTGAGTTTTTCCTCTACAGATCATGCTTTAAAATATGTAAGACCATTTAATGAATTTGGTGCTGATTATAATCCTGGAGATAGTGTGGATCAGGCATGGAGTAAACTAGAGATAGTAAAGTCTTTAAAGTCACATGATATGTATATTATGCTAGATGATGCTAATAGAACATTGGTGCAACCCAAGGCAGACCATCTCTCACAAGGAGTATTAAACTATAGGATATTTGGTCCTAGTAGTAAGTTTAACCATAAACGAAGAATAGATATTGTCTCTAATGCCTCCAAAGGTGGCAAGAATAATCATTTTTTTATCTATAGAGGTAGAAACCAAGACTTTGTCATATCAGGACTAAAAGGATTACCAGAGTATAAAGGAGTAGAGCATTTTGATATCAATTTAGATATTGGTACGCCCTACGAAGGCACCATTCCAAATGTAGGACACATGCATTTTAAAGTAGGTGATGATCATATCTACATAAGTACTATACCACAGACGAGTAATGGTGTTAATGTAAATATATATTTTGTAAGTGATGGCAGTACCTACAAAGTAGTGGGAGACTCCTATGAGAACATTGGCAGTGAATTTAATATAACTAGCTTCCATGGGGATATTATTCAAAAAAAACAGTTTTTAGAGCAACATACACTGCCAAACAGCATTGTTCATGTGGGTAACCTAATGAAACTCAAAGAGGCAGACAATGTATATGGTGTGCCTACATGGTTTGCCCATAATAGCAATATGCTTATCTATCCGCAACTCTCTAGAAGTAACAAAGATCATGATATAGAGCTTCTAAAATTGACACAAGATAAGAATGAGACAAGAGCTTACTTTATGGACCATTCAAGCAAAAAAGTGTTTTCAAATCTAGTTGATCAAAATATAACACACTCTATAGTATATAGCGAAGTGACCAAAAGGCTATATTTTGATAGCAAACACAGTGGTGATATTGTAGATGCGTTTGTCTCCTATGCCAATATACTGATGGCATATACACAAAATGGATACTTATATAGTTTAATCAAAGATAAAAATGATACCCAAGTCTATTCCATTATAGGTTTAAATTATGATACCTACACCAATTCTGGTAAAATATTTTTAGATCTTAACAGTTCACTTGATGCTATGGTTAAATCATTTAAAGATAACAATATCACTCTTTTAAAACAAAATTTTATAGAAATTACAAGAGCGTTTAATAAAGATGATACCTCTAGAAGCTATTGGTATGATTTGCGTAAAAATCAATTTACCTATAAGAATGGCTCATATAAGCAACATGAAAATAACAATATACTTGTAGATATATTTGACCATTATGGCTTAATATATAATGGGGAGTCAAAAAGACTGTATATGACACCCATTGTAAGTTATGATGATGTCATCTCGCAAAATACTCAGACATTTACAGAAAAAGAGATTTTGACCAATATAAAAAACTGTTTAGACCATTTTAGATACGAAGGTAATGGTATCTTTTATGGATCAACGTGTTCTCATCAGAAAGTTTTTAGGGCAGAAAATGGTCTTGGTCAATACAGAAGATATCAAATTGCTATGAATGGTAGTTTTAATGATACATTTTTAGTTACCTCAAAAACAATAGCATTGTACCCACAATTTATGATTCCCAATGGTCAAAATACTCTAGAGTATCTTAGAGGATTGATTTACGATACCCAGATCACATTAGATGCCAGTACAGAGTACTTGCCTTGGTTTAAGGACAAAGATCACTTTAAATTTTATGTGATACCAGATCAAAATGGTTCATTTAAATATGGGGCTCAATTTTATGTAGGGACTGACGATAATGGTTTAGGAAAATATGCTGATAGAAACTATACATATGTAGGGTACGACAAGAGCGAATGGAGAGGATATGTATTTAAAAAAGATACAAAGGAGTTAATAGAGATACATCATCTAAATGATATTACAAGCATACAGCCCTTACAAAGTATTCAAGCTTATAGAACCAGTATACTCCTTGAACTTATAGATAAAAACAGCACACAGGAGAGTGAATTGGTTGTGCCCTATATAGACAATAGGAAACTGCTGAGTATTGTGGCAAAAGATAAAAGTAAAATAATATTTAAAGATGGCTTGAAAGATTATAGTCTGTCAACTGATATCAATATAGATTTAAGTGAGATAAATAGCACTATAGCCAGTAGCCTAGAGATTAATGCTGCATTTGGAGATAACGTAGAGATAAGAGACTCTTATTTTGGAAAAGTACTTACAATAAAAGAGGGAAATACCAGTAAAGGAAGTATCTTTTTGTCAGGCTTTAGGCCTTCTTCTGAAGTTAATGGAAGCGATACAAAGAGTTCAGCAATACACATTGCACTTAAGCTTAAAAGCGGTATTACCAAAACAATAAAAGGTTACATTCGACCAGATAAAGATATTGTATCTACAAAGTATCATCAGCTTTATGAAGATAGCCTAAGAGTTAAACTAAAAGAGCAGATGGGTCATATTATTGTATCTAACAAGATGCAGTTAGCTACAAATGATAGATTGAATAGCCTACAGTTAGTAGATGACAATAACACTATTTATTACATAAGCAATAAGATTAAAACCATAGGAAAAGACTATTTGATAGCACTAAAACCTACAGACAGCAATAAATCCAATGTATATGTCTATTTACAATATCACATACAAACTGGTTATGATATTAATATTCTAGGCAATGATGATCGTATTGTTGGGCACCTTGCGAAACTTCAATACAATACCGATACAGAAAAGAGATATCGTACGATAGATTTAACTTTACAAGGAACACCCAATAAAAACTATCCAGTATGTTTTTATACAGATGCTAACTATCTTGGCAATAAACACTGCATTAAATACAATACCTATGCCTCTTATCTGTTTATACCTTTTGATAACAATATCTCTTCCATTCAATTTTCACAAGAGATGCGTAATCTTTATGTAAGGGTATACACGGGCGAAGGGTTTATGACACATACTACGCGTTATAGTACAAGCCATCCTGTGCTGCATTTTCCTTTTGATAACAATATTTCATCATTTGTAGTGTCTAATGACAATATCACAAAATTACCATTTGGAACTAAAATATTAGATGAACCCAATGCCAACTACCCTGTCTGTCTATATGATGATAGCAATACTACAAGGGTTTGTTATACACAAGGCTCTCATCTGGTAGAAAATAATAATGCTACACTGCACAGGATTAGTGTGTATGGTGATTGGCAGATTAGGCTTTATGGAAACAAGAACCCTTTTATTTTTAACACATCCAAGAATCTAACGTCTGGAGTAAACTATGGGGTTATTCGTAATGCTCCTATACAATATATCACTGTTAAAAGACCAGATCCATTGGTTTTACTAAATAGATACTTTATGGATACCTCTTTACGCTATACATCATTTCAAGATGCACCGTTTAATAAGATTGATACGGGGATTTATTTGCCTCAGGGTATCAATAAAATAAAACTAACATATAATCATCATGCAATAGAAGTGACTCCTGTTGTGCTAGGGGATGATTATTTGGTTAAAATTGCTAACTTCAACAGTAGCAATAAAATATTGGAGTTGTACTTTAAAAAAACATTATTGGGCTACACTTTATATTTTTATGGCTCACAAGATATTTTAAATACTATTAGTACACTAAAAATTGAATATATCAAAAATAATATCCACTATTACATAGGAAGTGTTGTTGCTAAAAATACCATACGCAACAATCCATATGCCAATACTTTACAAATATTTACATCGGCATTTGGTTCTGGATGTATCGCAAATGTTCAAGGCTATGCACAAAGACAATCTTGTAATCCTTTAAATACAAACCAATTCTTAACGTATACGGAAAATCATACACTAAGAAATCCTTCTACCAATAAATGCCTAACAGTTCTTTCAGATAGTAGTGGTTCAAAAATAGTCTATGCCCAGTGCCATGACCATAACCAGACACAAACTTTTCTTTATAATAGCACTACAAAGCAATTTTTACATGCTGCTTCTCGTCAGTGTTTGGATATTGATGGGGACAATAAAAAAGATATTATTCTATATGGTTGTCATGGTAGTGCAAGTCAACAATTTGATATGCATGAAATATCACAAAAGATAGACGAATATAATATGACAAATGAAGTACCATTGGTATCTATTGACTATGCTACTCAAGCCAATAGGGGAACAGTTTATTTTATAGTACCAGAGCAATCAAAGGCACGAGGACCAACCCATAAGGTCTGGTATCAAAATGGTGTTAGTGAAATTGATATATTGGTATTAGATAACAATCGCACATACCATACAGCCAAACTCTTTGCCCAAAGATCAACAAGAGATTGTGGTACATGCAGGATGAATAGTGCTGCCAGCTGCCAAACAGGAAATTTTAGTTATTTAAAGGTACGATTTGATAGGCTGGCTAATGCACACTTGCCTTCGGGAATATATGAAGGATCATTTTATATATTAGCCAAGGGATGGCACGATACCTCATATACGCAAACAATACAGGTTAGTATAGAGCTCAATTTAACCAATATAGCTTTTAACAAACCAACGCAACAATCAAGCACCCATCACCATGATTTTCATCCAAGCAGTATGAAGGCAGTAGATGGCAATATAGATGGAAACTTTAATGCTAAATCAACGACCCATACTAATAGAGATAATCATGCTTGGTGGCAAGTAGATTTGCAGAGGCATTACACTATTGATAAAATTAAAATTTACAATAGAACTGATTGTTGTTCTGATAGGTTAAATAATGCTAAAGTATTCATATCAGACATACCATTTGGAAATGATAGTCTACAAGGGGCACAAGATAAAGCCAAATGGAGTGGAAGTATTACTCAGGCACAGTCTATCAATACATTAGATGTAAATAATACTGAAGGAAGATATGTAAGAGTGCAGCTAGAAGGCAGGAACTATCTCTCTTTGGCTGAAGTTCAAGTGTTTGGTAAAAAAGCTGCAAATATACTTCATTCTGTAGGAATGCCAAAAGAGTATCGTATTATAACTGTCACCAAAACAAATCCAGACCAAACGATGAATAATCTCAAAACAATCTCAGCATTATGGGCATCAGAAGTACGCATCACTTCAGCAAACCTCACCAAGATAGAAGCGCCAAGAGGATTTAGTTCAGGAGACAATATATGGTTTAATTTTTATGAAGACAATAATCGTCCAATGTTTCCGTATAAAGCTATTAGAGGTGTTCGCATACGCATCACAGAAGATCAAAATACATTTAAATTTCAACAAACATCTGCTGCATATAAAGTTTTAGAAACCCAAGAAGAGTATAGTAGTTTACTAGAACGGTCAGGAGGAAAAACCATAAACCCTTATCTTGTTAATCTTGAAACTAATCGTACAGGTCTTATTATGATGGAGGAGACTATAGGTAATGTTGTTAAGGATATCTCTTTAGAGTTTCGTTGA